A single genomic interval of Anopheles marshallii chromosome 2, idAnoMarsDA_429_01, whole genome shotgun sequence harbors:
- the LOC128709652 gene encoding senecionine N-oxygenase-like: MVNEKVKQTYCVIGAGTAGLCAARHALQADGLVTVFEMGKQLGGTWVFSEETGKNEYGIDVHSSMYKGLKTNLPKEIMGYPDFPIPEQESSYIPAEEMLHFFQQFAESFGILEHIRFSHYVVRVKPTIDEKGWEVIVRDCPNDRLVTYTFDYVLICNGHYHTPNLPKYPGMNGFRGKQMHSHDYRSNETFEGETVLVIGAGPSGMDMAYEISKKAVRVTLSHHLKDKPQTVFPDNVTLKPDVVRITETGVQYADGTSQDFSVICYSTGYKYTFPFLSVDCGITVEDNYVQPLYKHCINIRYPTMAFIGLPFYVCAAQMMDLQARFCLKFFSGGKALPTREEMSADTMAEMEERWKRGLKKRQAHMMGPVEDRYYDDLAQTADIEPIKPVIKKLHKISAMRFSEDLVNFRNDKFRIVDDETFVKIN, from the exons aTGGTGAATGAAAAG GTTAAACAAACCTACTGTGTGATAGGAGCCGGTACGGCAGGTCTTTGTGCTGCGCGTCACGCACTACAAGCAGACGGGCTCGTAACCGTGTTCGAGATGGGCAAACAGCTTGGCGGCACTTGGGTGTTTAGCGAAGAGACAGGCAAGAATGAATACGGCATCGATGTACACTCGAGTATGTACAAAGGGCTGAAGACGAATCTGCCCAAGGAAATCATGGGCTATCCTGACTTCCCCATACCGGAACAGGAAAGCTCGTACATCCCGGCGGAGGAAATGCTACATTTCTTCCAACAGTTTGCCGAATCATtcggtatcttggagcacaTTCGCTTCAGCCACTACGTGGTACGGGTGAAGCCAACCATCGACGAGAAAGGATGGGAAGTGATTGTGCGAGATTGCCCGAATGATCGGTTGGTGACGTACACGTTTGACTATGTGCTCATTTGCAACGGACACTACCATACGCCGAACTTGCCCAAGTATCCCGGTATGAATGGTTTCCGCGGAAAGCAGATGCACAGTCACGACTACCGAAGCAATGAAACATTCGAAG GGGAAACAGTGCTTGTCATCGGGGCAGGCCCGTCTGGAATGGATATGGCATATGAGATCTCCAAGAAAGCAGTTCGCGTTACTCTAAGCCACCATCTGAAGGATAAGCCCCAAACGGTGTTCCCGGACAACGTTACACTGAAACCAGACGTAGTGCGTATTACCGAAACTGGTGTACAATATGCGGACGGTACCAGCCAAGACTTCAGTGTCATTTGTTACAGCACCGGTTACAAGTACACCTTCCCGTTTCTGAGTGTCGATTGCGGGATCACGGTTGAAGACAACTACGTGCAGCCGCTGTACAAACACTGCATCAACATTCGCTATCCCACGATGGCTTTCATCGGACTTCCGTTCTATGTGTGTGCGGCTCAGATGATGGATCTGCAGGCACGATTTTGCCTAAAGTTCTTTAGCGGCGGAAAAGCGTTACCAACGCGGGAGGAGATGAGTGCCGATACGATGGCTGAGATGGAGGAACGTTGGAAGCGTGGTTTGAAGAAACGGCAAGCACACATGATGGGTCCGGTGGAGGATCGCTATTACGATGATCTGGCACAGACGGCGGACATTGAACCAATCAAACCGGTGATCAAGAAGCTGCATAAGATCAGTGCAATGCGCTTCTCGGAAGATTTGGTAAATTTTCGAAACGATAAGTTCCGGATAGTGGACGATGAAACGTTCGTGAAGATTAACTAG
- the LOC128719607 gene encoding senecionine N-oxygenase-like encodes MSYCIIGAGMAGLAAARRVLEVGGEVTVFERMDQIGGTWVYTDEVGIDRFGLPVHTSMYRGLRTNLPKEVMGYPDFPIPTQRASYIVSEDILSFLRLYADRYNIERHIKFQHLVVQIHPIVGDRWMVEVENLTTQQKQQHIFDFLFICNGHYHTPNMPDVQGRDCFHGQQLHSHDYRSTEHYKDKAVLVIGAGPSGMDIALELAKTARRVTISHHMERLTFPFPSNLSQQMDVALLTETGAKFTNGEEESFDVILYCTGFRYSFPFLGDDCGVQVQDNHVQPLYKHCININHPTMAFIGLPFYVCAAQMMDLQVRFCLQYFTGKQRLPPPTTMLKDMVQEIEERFRRGFKRRHAHMMGPEQGRYYDDLAGTADIESVAPVMTKLHNESSQRFVDDLIHFREDVFKIVDDEHFEYVKQ; translated from the exons ATGAGCTACTGCATCATAGGCGCTGGCATGGCTGGGTTGGCAGCCGCAAGGCGTGTGCTTGAGGTCGGTGGAGAGGTTACCGTTTTCGAGCGTATGGATCAAATCGGTGGTACATGGGTGTACACCGATGAGGTTGGAATCGATCGTTTCGGACTGCCTGTCCATACGAGCATGTACCGGGGATTGCGTACAAACCTGCCTAAGGAAGTGATGGGATATCCTGACTTCCCGATACCAACACAACGCGCTTCGTACATTGTGTCAGAAGatattttatcctttttaCGCCTGTACGCTGATCGGTACAATATCGAACGTCATATTAAGTTCCAACATCTAGTAGTACAAATCCATCCCATTGTGGGTGACCGCTGGATGGTGGAAGTAGAAAACTTAACAACGcaacaaaagcagcagcatATCTTCGATTTCCTGTTCATTTGCAATGGTCATTATCACACTCCAAACATGCCGGATGTGCAGGGTAGAGATTGCTTCCATGGTCAGCAACTGCACAGCCATGATTATCGCAGCACAGAGCATTACAAAG ACAAAGCAGTACTCGTCATAGGAGCAGGTCCTTCCGGTATGGACATAGCGCTAGAACTCGCGAAAACAGCACGCCGTGTAACGATCAGTCATCATATGGAGCGTCTAACCTTTCCGTTCCCTTCCAACCTGTCCCAGCAAATGGATGTCGCTCTACTTACCGAAACCGGCGCAAAGTTCACCAACGGTGAGGAGGAATCTTTTGACGTTATCCTGTACTGTACAGGATTTAGATACAGCTTCCCATTTCTTGGTGACGATTGTGGCGTCCAGGTGCAGGATAATCATGTGCAACCGCTCTACAAGCATTGCATTAACATTAACCATCCAACGATGGCCTTCATTGGGCTAccgttttatgtgtgtgccgCACAAATGATGGACCTTCAGGTtcgattttgtttgcaatattttaccGGCAAACAGCGTTTACCTCCACCAACTACCATGCTGAAGGATATGGTGCAGGAAATCGAAGAGCGTTTTCGCCGAGGTTTTAAGAGACGCCATGCACACATGATGGGCCCGGAACAGGGACGGTATTATGATGATCTAGCCGGCACGGCAGACATTGAATCCGTTGCTCCGGTTATGACAAAGCTACACAACGAGAGTAGTCAACGTTTTGTTGACGATTTAATACACTTTCGAGAGGATGTTTTTAAGATTGTTGACGATGAACATTTTGAATATGTGAAACAATAA